Proteins from a genomic interval of Cognatishimia sp. WU-CL00825:
- a CDS encoding SRPBCC family protein → MKYSVELEVKLHRERVVELLTSHDNRRRWQNGFIGHAPLDGEPGTVGATTQLTFRVGEQQFEMIETILAKELPEMYCVSYVSSQSASISKNSFFETQNGTTLWRVDMQMRVNGLYKIMAYFSANGFRNQTKHLMRSFADYAER, encoded by the coding sequence ATGAAATACTCTGTCGAATTAGAAGTGAAGTTGCACCGCGAACGGGTGGTCGAACTTTTGACGTCACATGACAATCGCAGACGCTGGCAAAACGGTTTTATTGGTCACGCGCCGCTTGACGGAGAGCCCGGCACTGTGGGCGCGACAACGCAGCTGACCTTTCGGGTGGGCGAGCAGCAATTTGAAATGATCGAAACGATATTGGCGAAAGAGCTGCCCGAGATGTATTGCGTCTCATATGTCTCGAGCCAATCGGCCAGCATTTCAAAGAACAGTTTTTTTGAAACTCAGAACGGCACCACCTTGTGGCGGGTAGACATGCAGATGCGTGTAAACGGCCTGTATAAAATCATGGCGTATTTTTCAGCCAATGGCTTTCGCAATCAGACCAAGCATCTGATGCGCAGTTTCGCTGATTATGCTGAAAGGTAA